From Thermogemmata fonticola, one genomic window encodes:
- a CDS encoding c-type cytochrome, with protein MNNSHDDNDIVKSNQPGNFHPSLDSEMSEPADEERDTIQRMLDVLAREHAEPRDGFEPVPFWVAAIFGALLAWGGYYLGTNSADFRPDVYDRSDLRQVSSGGSAVSVPDPDPQTVPELIKIGEQKYAAICASCHQPHGQGNLAQGIPPLDGSEWVVGEQASPARLARILLYGLTGPITVKGRTYNGLMPAQGNVLKDYEIAAVLTYIRNSWNNNADKDKPPAITAATIKAARAIHGNRKTNGTQPYTVKELIQIPTDYADPGATPPTATKDKK; from the coding sequence ATGAACAATAGTCACGATGACAATGATATTGTCAAATCAAATCAACCCGGAAATTTTCATCCTTCCCTGGACAGCGAGATGTCCGAGCCAGCGGATGAAGAACGGGACACCATCCAGCGCATGCTCGACGTACTCGCTCGTGAACACGCCGAACCCCGCGACGGCTTTGAACCTGTGCCGTTCTGGGTCGCTGCCATCTTTGGCGCTCTGCTGGCTTGGGGCGGCTACTATCTGGGCACTAACTCCGCCGACTTTCGCCCCGATGTTTATGATCGGAGTGACCTCCGGCAAGTCAGTTCTGGCGGGAGCGCCGTCAGTGTGCCGGATCCCGATCCACAAACCGTCCCAGAGCTTATCAAAATCGGTGAGCAGAAATACGCCGCGATCTGTGCCTCGTGCCATCAGCCTCATGGCCAAGGAAACCTCGCCCAAGGTATTCCCCCCCTCGATGGCTCGGAATGGGTTGTCGGCGAGCAAGCATCCCCTGCCCGTCTTGCCCGAATACTCCTATACGGTCTCACAGGGCCTATCACAGTAAAAGGCCGTACATATAATGGTTTAATGCCAGCACAAGGAAATGTGCTGAAAGATTATGAAATTGCAGCAGTACTTACATATATACGAAATAGTTGGAATAACAATGCAGATAAAGATAAACCCCCCGCAATCACAGCAGCAACAATCAAGGCAGCAAGGGCCATACACGGCAATAGAAAGACCAATGGAACACAGCCGTATACAGTTAAAGAATTAATACAAATCCCTACCGACTATGCCGATCCTGGTGCAACACCGCCAACAGCAACTAAAGATAAAAAGTAA
- a CDS encoding proprotein convertase P-domain-containing protein, whose protein sequence is ELVLGPQIEDERGNRMNQDGDGVNGEDPGDRYVASVELGESGPRVIDAQFRGSNPRMFDSVRLTFSEPIKPSSFTEDDIVEFTGPNGTISTSYTIVPVNGSNDTQFDILFAKQNRQGTYRMTVGPFIEDSLGNYMNQNGDHINGQIPEDRFILEQYLDTSKTKRYDAWKVNRPIRDYRVTRSAITITEAITISDLSVRVNLNHSATGDLRIRLIGPQNQSVVLFDRHGKNGDNLRNTWFSDSADISISQGKPPYNGNYRSIQSLSMFHNSLAAGKWILEVRDTKSGNVGKLLSWSLVVTGTMEDGEGGGMGGMMSAFDNSACVWPVYYLPPSASNGDHSEEWNWADPIEVG, encoded by the coding sequence ATGAGTTGGTGTTGGGGCCACAGATAGAGGATGAGAGGGGGAATCGGATGAATCAGGATGGGGATGGTGTGAATGGTGAGGATCCAGGGGATCGGTATGTGGCGAGTGTGGAGTTAGGGGAGTCGGGTCCGAGGGTGATCGATGCCCAATTTAGAGGTAGTAATCCGCGTATGTTTGATTCAGTTCGATTGACATTTAGCGAACCAATCAAACCTAGTAGTTTTACAGAAGATGATATTGTTGAATTTACAGGTCCCAATGGGACTATATCTACATCATATACAATAGTCCCAGTGAATGGAAGTAATGATACACAATTTGATATATTATTTGCAAAACAGAATAGACAAGGCACTTATAGGATGACTGTTGGTCCATTCATCGAGGACAGTTTAGGTAATTATATGAATCAAAATGGTGATCATATTAATGGACAAATCCCAGAAGATAGATTTATTTTAGAACAATATCTTGATACTTCAAAAACTAAGAGGTATGATGCTTGGAAAGTTAATCGCCCGATCCGTGATTATCGAGTGACTCGATCGGCGATAACCATTACGGAGGCCATCACGATCAGTGACTTGTCGGTTCGCGTCAATCTGAACCATTCAGCGACTGGTGATCTACGTATCAGACTGATCGGGCCGCAGAATCAATCAGTAGTACTATTCGATCGTCATGGAAAAAATGGCGATAATTTAAGAAATACATGGTTCTCAGATAGTGCTGATATCAGTATATCTCAGGGGAAACCACCTTATAATGGTAATTATAGATCGATTCAATCACTTTCTATGTTCCATAATAGTTTAGCAGCAGGTAAATGGATATTGGAAGTACGCGATACCAAAAGCGGAAATGTTGGTAAGCTATTGTCATGGTCATTGGTTGTCACCGGGACTATGGAAGATGGCGAAGGCGGTGGTATGGGCGGCATGATGTCTGCATTTGACAATTCCGCCTGCGTGTGGCCGGTGTACTATCTGCCGCCCTCAGCATCGAATGGCGATCATAGCGAGGAATGGAATTGGGCAGACCCAATTGAGGTGGGCTAA
- a CDS encoding heavy metal translocating P-type ATPase: protein MHICDNCGSPFAHSPLYGRPWPQQPPAIYCCYGCLTWGEQRRFDQAATSTGQKSDTSIPPTLGIRLGISAVITAQIMIFGTAINLHKEVSENVYNIVIAIILLSTIVVIALLGNSLIINTVDSLYKRKITIESLFTITLIGAFIASIESYITGKGYIYFEVIPILLIIYNIGNLIVAQTRSKAMRKISTWYNQIRYAHKITGHNVIEDVPVDSIEVNDVVQVGPGEMIPIDGRIVDGTAYVFAGYVRGEPFPVTRTVGEPVVAGEIVYDAIIKVQATSKGTQRQIDNIINILNNAFKKDSFMNHISDNLSKWFVPLIIFISLTTFIYWIQKENYPWHFAFYHSMSVLLVACPCVLGITVPLLQWLAINKLAENGIVTRSRDIIEKLAKINYVIFDKTGTLTNLDNYEIHYISYVNDKLKYHILSAIYHIEKSIKHPIAQLLANITKVYSDNTIRILEAKQIPGCGIEAKLIMQNTPVSLHIGSYQWIQSLIDCTQSGTIHKLQYDSKGIYILYNYKLSLVITFLEKIASHSFDAFTELKSMNIKTAIMTGDNDIRINLPETQVFSGLLPLDKQHKVTEIRKNGYSVLYVGDGINDTAALAAADVSFAVASGVDLAIQASDAILYNKDLRVIPWAIAYSCVIVQAIRRSLLRALIYNLIGICLAACGYLHPVVAILLMTISSISLILAAVYLDHSNHCIRPIGVSDIQYTYKQYTYITILYFISFIAQGLIIIQLIDYNIYDILIVSCYIIFGAIFSYLWYKWEKIPHYLDMIFGMLTLGNLGMLLGWWYDAVNSGIHYCSCCHTNNSSLDIFSGMYIGMLIFSNIAMFLLSRYPLYNRLHKLAMLLGGNIGMVYGMYLGVKLVIQYLQILPDYVISHYLSMSLGMIIGMVVGTYVVEKILIIVLRIFYILIK, encoded by the coding sequence ATGCATATATGCGACAACTGCGGTAGCCCATTTGCCCATTCACCCCTCTACGGTCGCCCTTGGCCTCAACAACCGCCTGCCATTTACTGTTGCTATGGATGCCTAACTTGGGGCGAGCAACGCCGATTTGACCAAGCCGCCACGAGCACAGGTCAAAAATCTGATACTTCAATCCCACCTACACTCGGGATTCGCTTGGGAATATCTGCAGTAATAACAGCACAGATCATGATATTTGGCACAGCCATTAATTTACACAAGGAAGTTTCCGAAAATGTATATAATATCGTTATTGCTATAATACTATTGTCAACTATAGTAGTAATAGCATTGCTGGGAAATTCACTAATTATCAATACCGTAGACTCTTTATATAAAAGAAAAATAACAATCGAATCTCTCTTTACCATAACTCTTATAGGAGCATTTATAGCATCTATTGAATCATATATTACAGGTAAAGGTTATATATACTTCGAGGTAATTCCTATTTTATTGATTATATATAATATAGGAAACTTAATAGTTGCACAAACACGGTCAAAAGCAATGAGAAAGATATCTACATGGTATAACCAGATTAGGTATGCGCATAAAATTACGGGCCATAATGTTATTGAAGACGTGCCCGTGGACTCGATAGAGGTCAACGACGTCGTCCAGGTCGGCCCTGGTGAAATGATTCCCATCGACGGGAGAATCGTTGATGGCACCGCATATGTATTTGCAGGATACGTGCGCGGCGAACCATTTCCTGTGACCCGAACTGTTGGCGAACCCGTGGTAGCCGGCGAAATAGTTTACGATGCTATCATCAAAGTACAAGCTACATCGAAAGGTACACAAAGACAGATCGACAATATAATTAATATTCTTAATAATGCTTTCAAAAAAGATAGTTTTATGAATCATATATCAGATAATTTATCTAAGTGGTTCGTACCTTTGATCATATTTATATCACTAACAACATTTATTTATTGGATACAAAAAGAAAATTATCCCTGGCATTTCGCCTTCTACCACTCAATGAGTGTTTTATTAGTAGCATGTCCCTGTGTGTTAGGAATCACAGTACCTTTGCTACAATGGCTAGCAATTAATAAATTAGCAGAGAATGGAATAGTCACGCGATCACGCGATATCATAGAAAAATTAGCCAAAATTAATTATGTTATCTTTGATAAAACTGGGACTTTGACAAATTTAGACAATTACGAAATACACTATATATCATATGTAAATGACAAACTAAAATATCACATATTATCTGCTATATACCATATCGAGAAAAGCATAAAACATCCTATTGCACAATTACTTGCTAATATAACTAAAGTATATAGTGATAATACTATACGTATACTCGAAGCAAAACAAATTCCTGGATGTGGAATAGAAGCGAAATTGATTATGCAAAATACTCCCGTAAGTTTGCATATAGGTTCTTACCAGTGGATACAATCACTAATAGATTGCACACAATCTGGAACAATACATAAGTTGCAGTATGATTCGAAAGGCATCTACATTTTATATAACTATAAGTTATCTCTGGTAATTACTTTTCTGGAGAAAATAGCCAGTCATTCATTCGATGCCTTCACTGAGTTGAAATCTATGAACATTAAGACTGCAATTATGACTGGTGATAATGATATACGTATTAATCTTCCAGAGACACAAGTTTTTTCGGGCTTACTCCCGCTAGATAAACAACATAAAGTTACTGAAATCAGGAAAAATGGATACAGCGTGTTATACGTAGGAGATGGGATAAATGATACTGCTGCTCTAGCAGCGGCTGACGTATCATTTGCGGTCGCAAGTGGTGTTGATCTAGCTATTCAAGCATCAGATGCTATATTATATAATAAGGACTTACGGGTTATACCTTGGGCAATTGCGTACAGTTGCGTCATAGTACAAGCTATTCGTCGTAGTCTACTACGCGCCCTGATCTATAACTTGATAGGAATCTGTCTTGCAGCATGCGGCTACCTTCATCCAGTCGTTGCCATCCTTTTGATGACTATATCAAGTATTTCTCTTATTCTAGCTGCTGTATATCTTGATCATAGTAATCATTGTATACGACCTATAGGAGTATCTGATATTCAATATACTTATAAACAATATACATATATTACAATCTTATACTTTATATCTTTTATAGCACAAGGACTCATAATAATTCAACTTATAGATTATAACATATACGATATATTGATAGTTTCATGTTATATTATTTTCGGTGCTATATTTTCATATCTCTGGTATAAATGGGAAAAAATTCCGCACTATTTGGATATGATATTCGGAATGCTAACTTTAGGTAACCTCGGGATGCTACTGGGCTGGTGGTATGATGCAGTAAACTCTGGTATTCATTATTGTTCATGTTGTCATACCAATAATTCCTCATTAGATATATTCTCCGGAATGTATATAGGTATGTTAATATTCTCCAACATTGCCATGTTTTTACTATCTCGTTACCCATTATATAATAGATTACACAAATTGGCAATGTTGTTAGGAGGAAATATTGGCATGGTATATGGTATGTATTTAGGCGTGAAATTAGTTATACAATATTTACAAATCCTACCCGACTATGTTATTAGCCACTATTTATCGATGTCGTTAGGTATGATTATTGGCATGGTTGTCGGAACGTATGTTGTAGAAAAAATCCTAATTATTGTCCTTAGAATTTTCTATATATTGATAAAGTAG
- a CDS encoding cbb3-type cytochrome c oxidase subunit II produces MDRGMILFIGVLLTFTSSWLGLVLFPFWQLQNQPAFQTSPEEEPYPRPLQGLAWTGMKVYQKNGCMYCHSQQIRSERFGNWWEDPTGIMRTGGDIRRGWGTRRNVPRDYIYDSPTMLGTMRTGPDLANIGSRYSATWQHIHTYNPRALNSWSIMPSFAFMYRKERIVGSRSEKALPLGREWTVRPGYRWRPSPNEWAAILQQSGDQIKARFLRESGQPISDWTTPETQQQLLEFWLATPEEDWQILPTEEAEALVAYLLSLRKAEYPLPEAKE; encoded by the coding sequence ATGGATCGTGGCATGATACTCTTTATCGGCGTACTCCTGACATTCACTTCGAGTTGGTTGGGTTTGGTCCTTTTTCCCTTCTGGCAATTGCAAAACCAGCCAGCTTTCCAGACGAGTCCGGAAGAGGAGCCTTACCCTCGTCCTTTGCAAGGCCTCGCTTGGACAGGCATGAAAGTCTACCAGAAGAACGGTTGCATGTATTGCCACAGTCAGCAAATCCGCAGCGAACGTTTCGGGAACTGGTGGGAAGACCCCACGGGAATCATGAGAACTGGAGGTGACATCCGCCGGGGGTGGGGTACACGCCGTAACGTTCCCCGCGATTATATTTACGATAGTCCAACGATGTTAGGGACAATGAGAACTGGACCTGATCTAGCTAACATTGGAAGCCGTTATTCCGCGACTTGGCAACATATTCACACCTATAATCCGCGTGCATTGAATAGCTGGAGCATTATGCCATCATTCGCGTTCATGTACCGAAAGGAACGCATCGTGGGATCCCGGTCAGAAAAAGCCCTCCCCTTGGGTCGGGAATGGACTGTCCGACCAGGCTATCGCTGGCGGCCTAGCCCCAATGAATGGGCAGCAATCCTGCAACAATCGGGGGATCAGATCAAGGCAAGATTCCTCAGAGAAAGCGGACAGCCAATATCCGACTGGACAACCCCAGAAACTCAACAGCAATTGTTAGAATTCTGGCTTGCCACCCCCGAAGAGGACTGGCAAATCCTGCCTACCGAAGAAGCGGAGGCCCTGGTCGCCTATCTTCTCTCGCTCCGCAAGGCAGAATACCCCCTGCCGGAGGCCAAAGAATGA
- a CDS encoding sulfite exporter TauE/SafE family protein, giving the protein MGPGEIYLILCLSAFLAGLLNSIAGGGTLLTFPPLAAILDPALANATSTVALLPGSFAGAIGYRRELGQCWRFTLRMLTPCVIGGGIGAWLVGYAPNVFANLVPWLILTAAVLFLVQGPVNRWIKKYTKDQDNSDDINRKYYTKYLIVMLFQFFVALYGGYFGAGIGILMLSSLGYMNIGNIHNMNAVKTFLAAAINTSSVLIFVWNDMVVWKYAIPMALAAIVGGYCGARFARLLSPHVVRIIVIVIAFVLTVYYFAKYYFINI; this is encoded by the coding sequence ATGGGGCCTGGCGAAATATACCTGATACTCTGTTTATCAGCCTTCCTAGCAGGTTTGCTCAACTCGATAGCGGGGGGTGGCACTCTACTCACTTTTCCACCACTCGCAGCAATTCTAGATCCAGCTCTCGCGAATGCCACGAGCACCGTGGCACTTTTGCCCGGTTCGTTTGCAGGAGCAATAGGATACCGCCGCGAGCTGGGACAATGCTGGCGCTTTACTCTCAGGATGCTGACTCCATGTGTGATCGGCGGTGGAATTGGAGCTTGGCTAGTCGGTTACGCGCCGAATGTCTTTGCGAATCTTGTACCGTGGCTCATACTCACCGCAGCGGTACTATTTTTGGTGCAAGGTCCTGTGAATCGTTGGATTAAAAAATATACTAAAGATCAAGATAATTCAGATGACATTAATAGAAAATATTATACAAAATATCTCATAGTAATGCTATTTCAATTTTTTGTAGCTTTATATGGTGGTTATTTTGGTGCTGGAATTGGGATACTCATGTTAAGCTCATTAGGATATATGAATATAGGTAATATCCACAACATGAATGCCGTCAAAACATTTCTAGCAGCGGCAATCAATACATCTTCTGTTCTTATATTTGTATGGAATGATATGGTAGTATGGAAATATGCCATACCTATGGCTCTTGCTGCAATTGTAGGAGGATATTGTGGAGCGAGATTTGCCAGGTTGCTCTCTCCACATGTTGTACGCATTATAGTTATAGTTATAGCATTTGTCTTGACAGTCTATTATTTTGCTAAATACTACTTTATCAATATATAG